In Aliarcobacter faecis, a genomic segment contains:
- a CDS encoding MarR family winged helix-turn-helix transcriptional regulator: protein MNSQEFNFSKMICFLLNSTSNAMIRDYRPDLEEFHLTYPQYLVMMTLWNNDNILIKDISKETFFDSATLTPILKRLEEKSYITRIQSQKDERGKLIKLTQLGKDLKDKTAHIFKNMECKIELSSEEQEEIIRICNKIMYKLNG, encoded by the coding sequence ATGAATAGTCAAGAGTTCAATTTTTCAAAAATGATTTGTTTTTTATTAAATTCTACATCAAATGCTATGATAAGGGATTATAGACCTGATTTAGAAGAGTTTCATTTAACATACCCACAATATTTAGTTATGATGACACTTTGGAATAACGATAATATTTTAATAAAAGATATAAGTAAAGAGACTTTTTTTGATTCAGCTACATTGACACCTATTTTAAAAAGATTAGAAGAAAAATCATATATAACAAGGATTCAATCACAAAAAGATGAGAGAGGAAAATTGATAAAATTGACTCAATTAGGTAAAGATTTAAAAGATAAAACAGCTCATATTTTTAAAAATATGGAGTGTAAAATTGAACTAAGTAGCGAAGAACAAGAGGAAATTATTAGAATTTGTAACAAAATTATGTATAAATTAAATGGTTAA
- a CDS encoding cupin domain-containing protein yields MNQVLNYDGITSVLLNNLPSKEVAKGINQYILWENKDGKSTAIYEFKPNSKLPFIDSHDIFDEHIYVISGIFNDGINDYEKGAYIINPKGTAHLPQSQEGCMILVTNQ; encoded by the coding sequence ATGAATCAAGTTTTAAATTATGATGGTATAACATCAGTATTGTTAAATAATTTACCTTCAAAAGAGGTTGCAAAAGGAATAAATCAATATATCCTTTGGGAAAATAAAGATGGAAAATCTACAGCTATTTATGAATTCAAGCCAAATAGTAAGCTCCCTTTTATAGATTCTCACGATATTTTTGATGAACATATTTATGTAATCTCTGGAATTTTTAATGATGGTATTAATGACTATGAAAAAGGAGCTTATATAATAAATCCTAAAGGTACAGCTCATTTACCACAATCACAAGAAGGTTGTATGATTTTAGTAACAAACCAATAA